In Drosophila simulans strain w501 chromosome X, Prin_Dsim_3.1, whole genome shotgun sequence, one DNA window encodes the following:
- the LOC6740125 gene encoding putative vitellogenin receptor isoform X2, translating to MCQAEHQVPPSEQRIRVESPKMTASQRGFNLTSQTRAHPSSGGSTSSGYGYWQRTRLIINGRHVAISLLLLLGLCGGTAAGTPGSADTRCDAGQFQCRDGGCILQAKMCDGRGDCKDSSDELDCDYRLCRPPHWFPCAQPHGACLAAELMCNGIDNCPGGEDELNCPVRPGFRFGDTAHRMRNCSKYEFTCQQDRTCIPIDFMCDGRPDCTDKSDEVAGCKQAEVTCPGEGHLCANGRCLRRKQWVCDGVDDCGDGSDERGCPNLCEPQKGKFLCRNRETCLTLSEVCDGHSDCSDGSDETDLCHSKPDCDAKKCALGAKCHMMPTGGAECFCPKGFRLAKFEDKCEDIDECKEQDDLCSQGCENTSGGYRCVCDAGYLLDKDNRTCRAVVHGSKEQQPLLLYTTQMTIMGMHLREDNVRNHVYQVAGNLSKVIGVAYDGSHIYWTNIQNEAESIVKANGDGSHAEILLTSGLDAPEDLAVDWLTQNIYFSDNIMRHIAVCSNDGLNCAVLVTQDVHQPRSLAVWPQKGLMFWTDWGEKPMIGRASMDGSRSRPIVSDNIEWPNGIALDMHQERIYWVDAKLGSVQTVRPDGTGRRTVLDGMLKHPYGLAIFEDQLYWSDWATKSVHACHKFSGKDHRILAKDRTIYAVHIYHPAKQPISPHGCENAKCSHLCLLAEPEIGGHSCACPDGMRLAPDLRRCMLMEKRQRLFIGLGQVLLEIEHTAFGRHQISKSYTLPCLINEMVYNRINGSLIIADNDQRLILEFQPETHETNVLVRANLGNVSALSFDHLSRNLYWADTERAVIEVLSLQTRHRALIRFFPGQEVPIGLTVMPAEGYLYVVLKAKRHSHIDKIPLSGKGEQVHVFEDDLGDDDIKLVTDYETQTLFWSDSDLGRISYSNYRVPHSQIFRGKLRRPYSLAMVHHDLFWNELGTPRIYWTHKSNMGPRKVVDIMEKGDPAAIMPYVPVATPNGIPLAASSPVGQESHPCQQQNGGCSHICVGEGPYHSICLCPAGFVYRDAGNRTCVEALDCEFRCHSGECLTMNHRCNGRRDCVDNSDEMNCDEEHRRKPKVLCSPSQFACHSGEQCIDKERRCDNRKDCHDHSDEQHCEKFDKNKKCHVHQHGCDNGKCVDSSLVCDGTNDCGDNSDELLCEATSRCEPGMFQCGSGSCIAGSWECDGRIDCSDGSDEHDKCVHRSCPPDMHRCLLGQCLDRSLVCDGHNDCGDKSDELNCGTDSSTVNISCAEDQFQCTSNLKICLPSAVRCNGTTECPRGEDEADCGDVCSIYEFKCRSGRECIRREFRCDGQKDCGDGSDELSCELEKGNHNQSQIQPWSTSSRACRPHLFDCQDGECVDLSRVCNNFPDCTNGHDEGPKCATACRSASGRQVCQHKCRATPSGAVCSCFDGYRLDADQKSCLDIDECQEQQPCAQLCENTLGGYQCQCHADFMLRQDRVSCKSLQSGATLLFSSFNEVRNLSEQPVMLNVAWSANDSRITGFDLDMHRQMGYFSAEDEGIVYQIDLQTKVIVRALGLPAPTKLSVDWATGNVYVLSGAQDIHACSFVGRMCGRIAHVKSPRHVKHLAVDGYHARIFYIVIRTEGYGQTSSEIHMARLDGSRRDMLLQRSESFMTALTTDPHQQLLYFVDQHTRTLERISYRLKTGPMRRPEIMLQKSNALMHPSGLSVYENNAFIVNLGSVEAVQCALYGSRICHKISLNVLNAQDIVVAGRSRQPEKASHPCAHAHCHGLCLQADYGYECMCGNRLVAEGERCPHGSGNEVAVLGAVNSLELEQDQQQNGHFHWLMALLVLAAGSLIAGLGIRWRRSAAPKRSWITNAPRRESASPQKRERCPAGAATTHSPPPAPRPRSRLSSLVCRMRSSDCSGHVSRRPAIRWLRNCFSRAPEKASYIRWTELGTDAELDGRCRTSWWLTWTTMPPNQPDSSGEITQAMMRMHDLCRK from the exons ATGTGCCAGGCCGAGCACCAGGTGCCCCCCAGCGAGCAAAGGATCCGGGTAGAGAGCCCGAAGATGACCGCCAGCCAGCGAGGATTCAACCTAACCTCGCAGACACGCGCTCACCCCTCCAGTGGTGGCTCAACGTCCAGTGGATACGGATATTGGCAGCGAACACGTCTGATCATCAATGGACGCCACGTGGCAATctcgctgctcctgctcctgggaCTTTGCGGTGGTACTGCTGCCGGCACGCCGGGATCAGCGGACACGCGGTGCGATGCGGGACAATTCCAGTGCAGAGACGGCGGCTGCATCTTACAGGCGAAGATGTGCGACGGACGCGGAGACTGCAAGGACAGCTCAGATGAATTGGACTGCG ACTACCGACTGTGCCGACCGCCACATTGGTTCCCGTGTGCCCAGCCACACGGAGCCTGCCTGGCAGCGGAACTAATGTGCAACGGCATCGACAACTGTCCCGGCGGCGAGGATGAGCTCAACTGCCCGGTGCGGCCAGGATTCCGATTCGGCGACACCGCTCATCGCATGCGCAACTGCAGCAAGTACGAGTTCACGTGCCAGCAGGATCGCACCTGCATTCCCATTGATTTCATGTGCGACGGCCGGCCGGATTGCACGGACAAGTCGGACGAGGTGGCTGGCTGCAAGCAGGCGGAAGTGACCTGCCCCGGCGAGGGGCACCTGTGCGCCAACGGACGGTGTTTGCGCCGCAAGCAGTGGGTCTGCGATGGCGTCGACGACTGCGGCGATGGAAGCGACGAACGAGGATGCC CAAATCTATGTGAGCCACAAAAGGGGAAATTCCTGTGCCGGAACCGAGAAACCTGTCTGACCCTGAGCGAAGTGTGCGATGGGCACAGCGACTGTTCCGACGGCAGCGATGAGACCGACCTCTGCCACTCCAAGCCGGACTGCGATGCGAAGAAGTGTGCGCTGGGAGCCAAGTGCCACATGATGCCTACCGGCGGAGCCGAGTGCTTCTGCCCAAAGGGATTCCGGCTGGCTAAATTCGAGGACAAGTGCGAGGACATTGACGAGTGCAAGGAGCAAGATGATCTGTGCAGCCAGGGATGCGAGAACACATCGGGCGGATATCGATGCGTCTGTGACGCGGGCTATCTGCTGGACAAGGATAATCGCACGTGTCGCGCCGTCGTTCACGGCTCTAAGGAACAGCAGCCCCTTCTGCTGTACACCACCCAGATGACGATTATGGGAATGCATCTGCGCGAGGACAACGTACGAAATCATGTCTACCAGGTGGCCGGGAATCTGAGCAAGGTCATTGGCGTGGCCTACGATGGCAGCCACATCTATTGGACCAACATCCAGAACGAAGCGGAGAGCATTGTGAAGGCAAACGGAGACGGTTCGCATGCGGAGATTCTGCTGACCTCCGGCCTGGATGCACCAGAGGACCTGGCTGTCGATTGGCTGACGCAGAACATCTACTTCTCGGACAACATAATGCGGCACATAGCCGTGTGCTCGAACGATGGTCTAAACTGTGCCGTTCTGGTCACCCAGGATGTCCACCAGCCGCGATCGCTGGCTGTTTGGCCCCAGAAGGGCTTGATGTTCTGGACGGATTGGGGTGAGAAGCCCATGATAGGGCGCGCATCCATGGACGGCAGTCGGTCGCGACCCATTGTCAGCGACAACATCGAATGGCCCAATGGTATTGCGCTGGATATGCACCAGGAAAGGATCTACTGGGTAGATGCCAAGTTGGGCAGCGTCCAAACGGTTCGACCCGACGGCACTGGTCGGCGCACGGTGCTGGACGGCATGCTGAAGCATCCCTATGGCCTGGCCATATTTGAGGATCAGCTGTACTGGTCAGATTGGGCCACGAAGAGTGTGCATGCCTGTCACAAATTCTCCGGCAAGGATCATCGCATCCTGGCCAAGGATCGCACCATTTACGCCGTGCACATCTATCATCCGGCCAAGCAGCCCATCTCGCCGCATGGTTGCGAAAATGCCAAGTGCTCGCACCTATGCCTGTTGGCCGAACCCGAAATCGGTGGTCACAGCTGCGCCTGTCCGGATGGCATGCGGCTGGCGCCGGATCTGCGGCGCTGCATGCTAATGGAGAAGCGCCAACGACTGTTCATTGGCTTGGGCCAGGTGCTGCTCGAGATCGAGCACACCGCCTTTGGGCGCCACCAGATAAGCAAGTCGTACACGCTGCCCTGCTTGATCAACGAGATGGTGTACAACCGCATCAATGGCAGCCTGATAATAGCGGACAATGACCAGCGACTGATCCTGGAGTTTCAGCCAGAGACCCACGAGACCAACGTCCTGGTCCGCGCCAATCTGGGCAATGTGAGTGCCCTGTCCTTCGATCATCTGAGCAGGAACCTGTACTGGGCGGATACGGAGCGGGCTGTGATTGAGGTGCTCTCCCTGCAGACACGCCATCGTGCGCTAATCCGCTTCTTTCCGGGCCAGGAGGTGCCCATTGGACTCACTGTCATGCCCGCGGAGGGCTATCTGTACGTTGTGCTCAAGGCCAAGCGGCACAGCCACATTGACAAGATACCGCTGAGCGGCAAGGGCGAACAGGTGCATGTATTCGAGGACGATCTGGGCGATGATGACATCAAGCTGGTCACCGATTACGAAACCCAAACGCTCTTTTGGTCGGACAGCGATCTGGGCAGGATTAGCTACTCGAATTACAGGGTGCCGCACAGCCAAATCTTTCGCGGCAAGCTCAGGCGACCCTATAGCCTGGCCATGGTGCATCACGATCTGTTCTGGAATGAATTGGGCACGCCAAGGATATACTGGACGCACAAGAGCAATATGGGCCCCCGAAAGGTGGTCGATATAATGGAGAAGGGCGATCCGGCCGCCATTATGCCGTACGTGCCCGTAGCGACGCCCAATGGAATCCCGCTGGCCGCCAGCTCGCCCGTCGGCCAGGAATCGCATCCCTGCCAGCAGCAGAATGGCGGCTGTTCGCACATATGTGTGGGCGAGGGACCCTACCACTCGATCTGTCTGTGTCCGGCCGGATTCGTTTACCGGGATGCGGGCAACCGCACCTGCGTGGAGGCTCTGGACTGTGAGTTCCGTTGCCACAGTGGCGAGTGCCTCACAATGAATCACCGCTGCAACGGACGACGCGATTGCGTGGACAACTCGGATGAGATGAACTGCGACGAGGAGCATCGCCGCAAGCCGAAGGTCCTGTGCTCGCCCAGCCAGTTCGCCTGCCACAGCGGGGAGCAGTGCATCGACAAGGAGCGGCGATGCGACAACCGCAAGGATTGCCACGACCATTCGGATGAGCAGCACTGCGAGAAGTTCG ACAAAAACAAGAAGTGCCATGTTCATCAGCATGGCTGCGACAATGGAAAGTGCGTGGACTCGAGCCTGGTGTGCGATGGCACCAATGATTGCGGCGATAATTCCGACGAGTTGCTGTGCGAGGCGACATCGCGATGCGAACCGGGAATGTTCCAGTGCGGCAGCGGATCCTGCATCGCGGGCAGCTGGGAGTGCGACGGGCGGATCGATTGCAGCGACGGATCCGACGAGCACGACAAGTGCGTCCATCGCAGCTGTCCGCCGGACATGCACCGCTGTCTGCTGGGTCAGTGTCTGGACCGGAGCCTAGTGTGCGATGGCCACAACGACTGTGGCGATAAGTCCGACGAACTAAATTGCGGTACGGACTCATCCACGGTGAACATATCCTGCGCGGAGGATCAGTTCCAATGCACGAGCAATCTCAAGATCTGTCTGCCGTCTGCGGTGCGCTGCAATGGCACCACCGAGTGTCCGCGCGGCGAGGATGAGGCCGACTGCGGCGATGTGTGCAGCATCTATGAGTTCAAGTGCCGCTCCGGTCGAGAGTGCATCCGGCGGGAGTTCCGCTGCGATGGACAGAAGGACTGCGGCGACGGCAGCGACGAGTTGAGCTGCGAACTGGAAAAGGGTAATCACAATCAGAGCCAGATTCAGCCGTGGAGCACCTCGAGCCGAGCCTGCCGGCCACATCTCTTCGATTGTCAAGACGGCGAGTGCGTGGACTTGTCGCGGGTATGCAACAATTTCCCGGACTGTACCAACGGCCACGACGAGGGACCCAAGTGCGCCACCGCCTGCCGATCCGCGTCAGGTCGCCAGGTGTGCCAACACAAGTGCCGCGCCACACCGTCCGGCGCCGTGTGCTCCTGCTTCGATGGCTATCGCCTGGACGCGGATCAGAAGAGCTGCCTGGACATTGACGAgtgccaggagcagcagccatgCGCGCAGCTGTGCGAGAATACCCTCGGCGGCtaccagtgccagtgccatgCGGACTTCATGCTGCGCCAGGATCGTGTCAGCTGCAAGAGCCTGCAGTCCGGCGCCACTCTGCTCTTCAGCAGCTTCAACGAAGTGCGAAACCTGAGCGAACAGCCCGTAATGCTCAATGTGGCCTGGTCGGCGAATGATTCGAGGATCACCGGCTTCGATCTGGACATGCACCGTCAAATGGGCTACTTTTCCGCCGAGGACGAGGGCATCGTCTACCAGATCGATCTGCAAACGAAGGTGATTGTGCGGGCTCTGGGCCTGCCCGCACCGACGAAACTCTCCGTGGATTGGGCCACCGGAAATGTTTATGTGCTGAGTGGAGCGCAGGACATCCACGCGTGCAGTTTCGTGGGACGCATGTGCGGCCGCATAGCGCACGTGAAGAGTCCCAGGCACGTGAAGCATCTGGCTGTGGATGGCTATCACGCCAGGATCTTCTACATAGTCATACGCACCGAGGGCTATGGCCAGACGAGCTCGGAGATCCACATGGCCCGACTGGACGGCAGTCGCAGGGatatgctgctgcagcggagCGAAAGCTTCATGACCGCCCTGACCACCGATCCGCATCAGCAGCTATTGTACTTTGTGGACCAGCACACGCGCACCCTGGAGAGGATTAGCTATAGGCTTAAAACGGGACCCATGCGGCGACCGGAAATAATGCTGCAGAAGTCCAATGCTCTGATGCATCCATCTGGACTGAGTGTGTACGAGAATAATGCGTTCATCGTGAACCTGGGCTCCGTGGAGGCGGTGCAGTGCGCCCTGTACGGATCCCGCATCTGTCACAAGATCAGCCTCAACGTGCTGAACGCCCAGGACATCGTGGTGGCGGGCAGGTCGCGTCAGCCGGAGAAGGCGTCGCATCCCTGCGCCCATGCCCACTGCCATGGACTGTGCCTGCAGGCGGACTACGGATACGAGTGCATGTGCGGCAATCGCCTGGTGGCCGAAGGCGAACGGTGTCCCCATGGCTCCGGCAATGAGGTGGCCGTGTTGGGTGCGGTCAACAGCCTGGAATTGGAACAGGATCAGCAGCAGAACGGTCACTTTCACTGGCTGATGGCTCTGCTCGTCCTGGCCGCCGGATCACTGATCGCCGGACTCGG AATCCGCTGGCGACGCTCGGCGGCACCAAAGCGTTCCTGGATCACGAACGCACCGAGGCGGGAGTCGGCTTCGCCACAGAAACGGGAACGGTGTCCAGCCGGGGCAGCAACGACACATTCACCACCACCAGCGCCTCGTCCTCGTTCGCGGCTCAGCAGTTTAGTGTGCCGAATGCGCTCCAGCGACTGCTCCGGCCACGTCAGTCGGCGTCCGGCGATCCGATGGCTCAGGAACTGCTTCTCGAGAGCCCCAGA GAAAGCAAGCTACATTCGCTGGACGGAGCTGGGGACGGATGCGGAGTTGGACGGCAGGTGCCGGACATCCTGGTGGCTGACCTGGACGACGATGCCGCCAAATCAGCCGGACAGTTCGGGGGAAATTACGCAGGCGATGATGCGAATGCACGATTTGTGTCGTAAATGA